The Cicer arietinum cultivar CDC Frontier isolate Library 1 chromosome 1, Cicar.CDCFrontier_v2.0, whole genome shotgun sequence genome contains the following window.
TGATTTTTCTTGGAGGTCAATTTGGACCTCCGGCTGATATTATCTTTTGACTGTAGGATGACAATTGGTAGGgtttgggtagggtactatagtacccgtcctCGTACCtgcgatttaaaaaaatatctatgtCCATGCGTGTATTctcttgggtatcaactttaatatccGCACACTTACTCTTTGGGTATTTAAGTGTGTGTACCCATACTCATCACTcacactttaactaaaaaaattatctaaatatcttaaatccaatcataaaatattataaactaaaatattttctaactcaaaatatttcaattaaacaCTCGttaaaatacacatttaaatatccataataatactttatgaagttgcaagtcatataataatattattcgagatatgtaaaaataattgatagaaagttacaaatataattataaagtcacgattaataaaacataactattagttataaagtcataataatttattattcatcataatcaaattcttaaaaaatttacaaaaatttattttttaattataaaaattatagtggtccaatgatattagtagatgttaaaacataaaagaaaataattaattaaactaaacaccaatataataaaaaaaattaataatatatttatatagatGCGGGTGCGGATAATTATCTGTCTCCATGTCCATATCCATTATGCAGGTTTTTATACTATCTATTATGAGTTATTTTTGTGAATTCGTACTAGATCTGAATCtaattgtcatttttatttgactggAGTGCAACAAGGATGTGCGTGACCAACCTTTTCTAGATTGGCTCACACTTCAAAGGTTAGAAAAGTGTTAATCATATCCTATAATTAAGAGTGTATTctcacattttttgttttttatatatgacAATGGTTTGATCATTTTATACTAAGAGATTATGACTATTTTTGACATACCTCCAGTTCACATAAGTCATCTGATGGCTTCTGATTTATTGAGAGTCTATACTCTTTGCTTTATTTTcatgtagttttttttctttgggCTAAGCCTATAAGATttcgttttaaaaaaaatttgggaAGTGTGATCAGAAAAAAATAAGGTGTGAATaacaaaattgataattaagttttgacaaaaaaaaaattaaattatataagtcTCATGAAACACATAAGCCATACGTTGGGTTACACGGATATAATATACCCCACACTGCGGAAGATACCATTGCCATTAGTAGCTGTACGATATAATACCAGGTGGAAGCATGACATGAGTACCAATGTTCAAtcacttcaattttttatttttatttttattttataaaaatgaaaaacaaagaataataGGAACACGCATGACAAGACGACAAAAATGAAGTGCATCAGAAAAAAGTTCTTTTTAAACAAAGGAGTATTTTAAAAACTAGATTCctgttttttttaatcttaaagaTAGTTACTCTTTAAAATAACAAGACTCCTTTTTGCTCACGTTTCTTTtgaactatttttgtttatctaCTTCGtaagattattatttttattgtgtaaTTGTTCTTTATTAAAGTATGCCACTTTTATTCTTGAAATTTTTTCCTATGCAAGtacaatataaatttatttgacatatgTATTCAATTAATTCGTATTATAATACATTTTGttatatctatttataaaatatatttataagatCAAGTTTGACATTAAATTATATgcatttgtaataaaatttaccaattaaatctttaaatgATTGACATATTTATAGATTTAGATGTTCTAGTAAtaaaatttcacttttaaaaaattgtgcaaacattaaaatttaactaatattttttgaattgaatCAGTAATGTTTAacaataaaactatttaatatgtacttatattaaatagttttaataattaaaaataatattgtatatgtttctttttattattgaaatttattaaaagaGTTTAACGATAAATTTTATACgaataaagtattttaaatttgaatcattGTATTTATATCAAATGTTCTTATAAATACTACATGAATTATTCTTATGGCATCAActaatacataaatttaaaaaataagtacaAAAATCAAAAGTATTGACATTTAAATGTTGTTGctaaaagaattatttttgcATGAATTCTTCCACGAAATGATCCAAAATCtatgtttaatattatattcaatctaaataaaataaaaataaaaataatattatttggtTTTTGGTAGGCTTTTGCTTTTAAGCGCTCTTTGTTTTGCATCTCCCTTCAAAATCTGAAAAACCACCCTCTCTTTTTTCTCCCTCTCTCGATCGCGCCGAGATATTCAAACTCTTCCACCGCCTCTCTCCGGCCGACAACCGAATCAAAACCTCAATCATCACCCAATCCCTAACCGACCTAGGGTTGCTTCTTCAGCTCACCCTTTCAACCTCTCCACTGCAATCCACCAATCAGGTTGTCATCAACCTCTTTCAGGTACGCAAATTTCCTTTTCCAATTATTTCCTTACTGCTAACTCTTCCACCTCCTTCGATTTCCTGTTTCAAATCCCCTGCATTAGCTATTTATTTTCAACGCGTGTTTTtatccttttaatttttatctgcAAATTAGGGTTTTCGCCTTAAAAGGAACCATATATTAGATTCtcataaatatatttctttCTGTTTGAGGAACTATACTTGCTAAATAGTTGTAACTATTACATTATTAAACACTAATGTTCTAAGTCATCAATGGCGCATCTTCTTGGAAGCGGGGCAGGGGCCACGGCATCCcctatctttttaaaataatagtgataaattattaaaatatatttcaacatTTGTGGTTTTGAGAACTATTTCATCTCTCTTCTCCAACTATTTACCTCTCTTGTCTCTCTGTTCAGTTGGTTCTACTTCTTTTAAAgtttatactaataaaatataataaaattaatacaataatctctatatatatatagataaattatCTAATATGGAGGATAAACTAATCcctatttataaatttttacacgataacaattgatatatgatatagtgggatattattttttaattatgaatttttgtaattaacttctgtatttttttagaagtgATACGATATTTAACTATAAGaaatttgatacattttttttaaaagaaattttttttaaaaatacgaaaattgtaaaatagatatatattttatttgattaaattaggTGAAATTCTAAAAACTTGTGTAAATTGTGCGACTGTTACATTATTAAACACCAATGTTCTAAGTCATCAATGGCGGATCTTCTTGGAAGCTATGCAGGGGCCACGGCATCCcctatcttttttaaaattattattattttttataaaggttatcaaaataattgtgataaattattaaaatatattctaaCCTTTGTGGTTTTGAGAACCATTTCATCTCTTCCTTCTCCAACTATATCTCTGTTCAAATGGttctatttcttaaaatttatcctaataaaatataataaaattaatacaataatctctatatatatagataaattatctaatattgacaaatttttacattttaacaaTTGATGCATAAAGTTGTAGCTTGATGCAGAAATTATTTCGCAAAGCTTGTAAAAATGATTACATTAGAAAACATTCTAAAAGTGCAAGTACCTACCAAGCACTAGAGTCATTAAGCAGAATGAATGGATTAATGGAGAAGCCAACAAAGTTTGCTCTTTGTAATGCACTTAGTTCTTGTGCTAAAACCCTGAATTGGCATTTGGGCATACAAATTCATGCATGTCTGATTCGATCTGGATATGAAGATAACCTGTTCCTAAGTAGCGCACTTGTTGATTTCTATGCAAAATGTTTTGCAATTGTGTATGCAAGGAAGATATTTAGGGCCATGAAAATACATGATCAGGTTTCGTGGACTTCACTTATTGCTGGATTTTCAGCAAACAAACAAGGAAGAGATGCCCTCTTGTTGTTCAAAGAGATGTTAGGAACTAAAATCCGGCCCAACTGTTTTACCTTGACTAGTGTCATTAATGCATGTGTGGGGCAAAATGGAGCCCTTGAACATTGTCCAAGTCTTCATGTTCATGTCATCAAACGGGGATTTGATACTAGCAATTTTGTGATCAGCTCATTAATTGATTGTTATGCGTATTGGGGACAAATTCACGATGCtctattattatttaatgaaGTTAATGAAAAGGATATTGTTATATACAATACAATGATCTCTGGATTTTGTCAAAACCTGTATAGTGAAGATGCACTGAAACTATTTGTTGAAATGCAGGAAAAAAATATGAGTCCTACTGATCATACTTTATGTTCCATTTTAAGTGCTTGCAGCAGCCTTGCAGTGCTTCTTCAAGGAAAACAAGTGCACTCTCTGGTTATTAAAATAGGTTCTGAAAGGAATGTGTTTGTGGCCAGTGCTCTGATTGATATGTATTCAAAGGGTGGTGACATTGATGCAGCTCGATGTGTGTTAGATCAGACTTCTAATAGGAACACTGTGTTGTGGACATCCATGATCATGGGCTATGCTCAATGTGGGAGAGGCTTAGAGGCATTGGAACTTTTTGATTGTTTATTAACCAAACAAGAGTTAATTCCTGATCAAGTCTGCTTTACTGCTGTCTTAACAGCTTGTAATCATGCAGGATTTATTGACAAAGGAGAGGAATATTTCAACAAAATGAGAACAAGTTATGGGTTGTCTCCTGATATAGATCAGTATGCTTGCTTGATTGATCTTTATGCTAGAAATGGAAATCTAAGGAAGGCAAGGGATTTAATTGAGGAAATGCCTTATGGTCCAAATTGTATAATTTGGAGTTCTGTCTTGAGTGCTTGCAAGATTTATGGAGATGTAGAGCTTGGAAGAGAGGCTGCTAATCAGCTCATTAAGATGGAACCATGTAATGCAGCTCCATATTTAACTCTAGCACATATCTATGCAAGAAAAGGTTTATGGAATGAAGCATCTGAAGTTAGAAGCCTTATGCAACAAAGGATTAAAAGAAAACCTGCAGGATGGAGTTGGGTAGAGGTAGATAAGCAGTTTCATGTCTTTGCAGTTGATGATGTTACCCATGAACAATCAAATGAAATCTATGCAGAGTTAGAAAGGATTTACTTTGGTATTTTAGATATGTCGCCCTATGTATTAGAGGATAACTACATTGAAGTATAGGTTTACTTGCTTCATGTGGATTGCACATTACAATTCATGATGAAAAATGTTAAGACTTTCATGCCATTAGTTGATTACAAACAATGGTTGAATTTAACTTCCTGAAAACCGTAGAGGTTGACTCAAACTCTCTCTGTGGACCTGACATTTTGCAGATCCCAAGGATTTGTTCTATCTACAGCTTGCCTTGCAGATAATGCCATCAAGGTGATTGTAAAGCTAGTAACAAGACTAGTGAAACATAAGGCTCAGCTCGTTTAAAAAAGTTTTCGCCAGAAACCTAGTTGTTACTTTCTAAATTTTTTCTCTAGTTGTTATGCCAATAACCTTCAGAATTATACTCACTTTATCACTCACCTATAAATGGCCAGTTCAACAAATTGTCATTAACAATGTCTTCCTCAACGGATTTCTCGAGGAGGAAGTGTATATGCGCCAAATTCTAGCATCAAGTTTTCTGACACTAAACCAGTTTCTAAGCTACCAAAGGCCATTAAATGTCTCAAAAAGTACTGATTGCTTGATACTAGAGACTTAAACTTTACTGGTCTATGGGTTTGTTTCAAGTAAATGGGACCCCTCTGTGCTCATCCTCAAGACTCCTAGTTACTGCCTATATGCTTTAATCTATATTATGGATTTGATCAACATGTGATGCAGAGCAGGCTAAATAGTGTGTTTGATCTTAAAGCAACTGGTTGAATTGGATTACTTCCTTGGCAGAGGTGAAGCAGAGGTGAAGCATCTATACACTGGTTCCTTGTTTCCAATTCATTCCAAATACATTCTGGATTTTCTGCATTAAGCATAGATAGTAGAATCTAAAGGAATTGCCAAAACCATGCCTTGGGTTGGGGGAGTGCAAACTAACTAAATTTGACTAAAACTATATCACATGCATGATCCACTGAGCACTTTGTTGTTTGTGCTTTGCAGTATGCAAGTGTAGCTCGGATAGAAATCAGGCATACTGTGAATGAGTTTCGTCAGTTTATGGCACAGCCTCTGGATGAACCTTGACAAGCTATCAAACACAGCCAGCTATTTATGGTCTTCTGTTTCAGCCAGCTTCTCCCAGTTCTTGGTTCCCTTTGTCGGCCTTCTGTGATGCCATTAAGGTATTGGATTCAGATGACTAGCATTCCACCTCAACAGCTTGaattttttctgtttttaataACTGAATTCCTCAATATTTGAATTTCACTGTCTTGCTTCTATTTTATCcataactttgttttttttcctcATTGAAATAAGCTTTTTGTGATTTGTCTATCTACACGTACTTATTTTTATCTGTTCATGTAGGTTAATGCCATATATCTTTTGTTTGAGCTTCACGTCCATTTATAATGCGTCCCTAATTTggtgcatttcatttggtaatgtTCTTGTTTCAAATTCATACTGATTTATCTCCAGTCTCATTTTTCTTAGCTTGATAATATTTAACCAGGTTTATTAGGGGAAAAAGGCACTCCGTATTGGAGTGACTACAAACCCTAGAAGTGCCAATTTTAGGTTTGGCTCCGTTTTTATGTGTAAACATCTCTGTCTTGGTAGTTGGTACACACTGTGACTCGTGAAAAATTGTTCTTATCATCAATTTGGTGTTTGGACGTAAAGCTCAAACAGATATAACATCTAGCAATACTACGAAGAATAATTTACCGTCTTGGCCTGGAAAATATTGATATCCATGTTCTTTTTCCAAGTTTTTGCCTTCTCCCTCTTTATTTTTTACGCTTTCCTCTCCGCAAgtaattattttacttaattaggGCAATACTTCGTGTTAATTGTGTATGTAGGATCAGTCACAGTCATCTCAGTCAACTACTGGTGTAGATTTAAGCCGCTCTAATGCTTATGATCACGCTAGACAGTTAGCGTCCGAAATCCCTTCCAAAAGCTACCCGTCTTCAGATGGGCAAAGCAGGTGTTGCCTTGGTTCTCTTCTGTAAATTACTTGTTTCCAttgcaatgattttttttccctGAAGATTTCAAGATTTCATTTTCAATCTCTAAGCATAAATATCATCTTTATTACAAATTTTCATATCCAACAACATTACAGAATTATGGAGAACTCGGGTTGCTATCTACATGGAGCCAGTGGTAACACCAAGGAAGAAAATCTTATAGTGAGTTAAAGTTTCAGCATTACTGCTCAAATTTTTATCTACACAAACATCTCACATGAGATTGCTAGTATTTCTAACGCTCCTGAATcttattcttatttttcttctctaattGGTGCAGCAAAGTGAGGATGTTCAACTGTCAAATTATGAGGGTATGTAAAGTTTCTCTTTCGGCTTCCTTAGATTTGAGCAGCTCTAAAGTGTTCAACTGCCAATTTTTGTGCAGATTCACAGGCATCACTCTACTTGAAGAAAGATGGCTCTGATAAAGGGGTGTTATCTCCTAATGCCAGCTCCTATGCCCCATCATCTCATATATTAGCAAAGTCTCATGAGAAGATAGGAACACCAAGGGATTCGGCTGAGggtttagcatatggaaaagcTAATGGGGAAACAAAGCATTTAAATTCACGTGGGGCATCATATGGGTCAGATTCTATGAGAGGTGTGGCGGCATCTCGTGGTTCTGGTTTATCTCCAAGTTCGTCAGTTGGTTCATTGTCTTCTGAAAAATCGTCTTTGAATCCCAATGCAAAGGTGCAGTTCAAGAAGGAACATTTCACTAGCTGATTCTTGTTTTCAAATTATTGACCAATGTCTGAGTTTCTTCTGTTTCCCTTTCATGTTGTAAGGAATTCAAGCTCAACCCTAATGCAAAGAGTTTTATTCCATCACCTGCTCGGCCTCCCACTCCAGTGTCTGATAGTTCCTTCTATTTTCCAACTACTGTAAATACTGTACCAAATATGCTTGGCGTACCCATGACTATTGAGGTAAGTCATTCAGAGCATTTATTGAATATATAGAATTACTTAGTTATGGGTTGGAGTTATTTAAGGATTACTGCTAAGTTTGACTTGCATCTAGCACAATCACTACTGTAATGTGAAATATGCAGGTTATGACTAGTGTCGATGTGGTTGTCCAATCTTATGGtgtttaaagtttattttaaatttctggTAGCTACCTATTTATACAAAGATAAATCCCCGCTTTTGCTGATAGGGGACTTCAGTTTTGATATTCTGGGGATGTGTGTTTATAGGGCTGGTTAAATAGCTTGCAAACGAGGCTATGCAgaaatatttggtttgacttaatTTCTTTGTCTTGGTATTcataaacttattattttttttgcataTGGTCTGCAGGTTGGACCTAATTTTGCTGGGACGCAACCTATCATATATAATCCACAGGTCTCCCAAATGCCAACTCAAGCATATTTTCATCCAAATGCACCGCAGGTATGATATCACTTATAGCATCTCTCTGGTGAATGTTGCGAGAATGTCGGTGCTTCATGGTAATTGTTTAACATCTTATTGCAGTATGGACAGCTTCTTGGTCATCCTAGGCAAGCTTTATATATGCCGACTTACCTACCTGTAAGAATTTCCGTGTTTTtcgtaatttatttatttatttatttttaaatgattgttagataaatttgtttatattttattttggcaTTTATCTTTGGTCTCTTATCATATATACTCTGGTTAGGAAACTTCAAATGTGTACGGTGTAATTTCATATATCTTACCCCTACTGTCGTAACTGCTAAAATCAGTCATCTCATTAACTTAATTCATGCTCAATGTTCCACGTTGATGTATCATGTGTGTTGGACATTCTTATCACAAATCACGATGGTGGCACATGACTTTTTTTTCCCCTTTCAATTATGCATCTCAACTGAATTTTAACGATGTTGTAATTAATTGTATGTTTTTAGGGAGCTGCACTCTTTAATGTTCTGAGAAATCAATCTTCTCATATGGCTATTTTACAGGAAATGCCATACAAGGGACGTGATTATTGAAAACTTGACTGGTTGTGTTATTAGCATGTCAACTCCTTGCTCGAAAAGAATAGACAAAGTCGATGTCCTGAAAAGTTTTAAATGACGGTGTCAGCAGCAGATTGAAAGATTTCAAATGGTCCATTGTGAGATATAATCTTATGACCTTGTATGAACCCATACATCTTTTGGGGTTTCTCAGGTTTTTTGATCGTGTAACAGCATAACTCATATTTATCCCCGCCTCTTTTTTATTCCTTAATACCATGCAACATTTACTTTGTATTACTATTAATTCATCCTGTTCTTGTGCATGTTTGGTGCTGTTTGTTTGCTACCGTATCAGTTTAATTACTGGTAAATTATTATCTAATGTTCTACTATTCGGTGCGGTGCTGTACAAGCTTTTGTTGAAGAATCAAGATTTTAGAAACTTCATATTAAAAATcactatcaattttttaaaaatcgcactttctaattaatttttgaaaatataactcTAAGCAATTTCTAAACATTCAATgtaatttgtaaataataaaagaaaacctgcgaacaaaatgaaatttaatgAGTAATATTTATAGAATTATATCACAATTGCacccatttaaaaatataattttgaaaatggaaGATGGGGGGTCAAGTGACAATGCTTCGTGTCATGAGGCACTTAATTCTGTCTAGAGACAATTGCATATTTTAGATTGTCATTATCAATTGGATAGTTTAGTTTGGAGGCACTTAGTTCTGTTAAATGAGAGAGCGAACTTCTCTATTGGCAACATGTTTTACTTGGCTTCTTTTTTCGGTAGTTTCCTTTGTCACTTTATGTTTTCTAAATTGCAAATCTGGAGGTGTAttgtgacaaaaaaaaaatctctaaattggttaatttgaatgttaattGGTGTTTTTGCGATTACATAGAGTGGAAAAAGATGTCATCTGATTTTTCTTGGAGGTCAATCTGGATTTCCGACTGTTCTCATATCtgcgatttaaaaaaatattcatcttTATATGTGTATTCTCTTGGGgatcaattttaatataaataaattatattgttgtgattaaatttaaaaattattcaaatatcttaaatccaatcacaaaatattataaaccaaaatattttctaactcaaaatatttcaaatgaacactttATATGCattcaaatatccataataatactttatgaagttTCAAGTCATACGATAATATTATTCGAGActgtaaaaacaattgatagacataactattagttataaagtcataattatttacttattcatcataatcaaattcttaaaaatttctaaacgtttatcttttaattataaaaattataatggttcagtgatattaatagatgttaaaacataaaataaaataattaattaaattaaacaccaatataataaataaataatatatttatataagtgcgcgTGCGGATAATTATATGTCTCCATGTCCATATCTATTATGCGGATTTTTACCTTACCTATTATAAATTCTTTTTGCGAATACCTACTGAGTCTGGATCTAATTGTCATTCTTATTTGATTGGGGTGCAACAAAAATGTGCGTGATTCGACCTTTTCTAGATTCACCCGCCCTTCAAAGATTAGAAAATTGTTAAGCATATCCTATAATTAAGAGTGTATTCTCACATTTTTACATTTCGGATAAAATGTACTCACAAAATGTATACGGTAAGTTTACGGTTAGAGATGTTTTTTATATATGACAATGGTTTGAT
Protein-coding sequences here:
- the LOC101493879 gene encoding pentatricopeptide repeat-containing protein At3g49170, chloroplastic-like isoform X1, giving the protein MQKLFRKACKNDYIRKHSKSASTYQALESLSRMNGLMEKPTKFALCNALSSCAKTLNWHLGIQIHACLIRSGYEDNLFLSSALVDFYAKCFAIVYARKIFRAMKIHDQVSWTSLIAGFSANKQGRDALLLFKEMLGTKIRPNCFTLTSVINACVGQNGALEHCPSLHVHVIKRGFDTSNFVISSLIDCYAYWGQIHDALLLFNEVNEKDIVIYNTMISGFCQNLYSEDALKLFVEMQEKNMSPTDHTLCSILSACSSLAVLLQGKQVHSLVIKIGSERNVFVASALIDMYSKGGDIDAARCVLDQTSNRNTVLWTSMIMGYAQCGRGLEALELFDCLLTKQELIPDQVCFTAVLTACNHAGFIDKGEEYFNKMRTSYGLSPDIDQYACLIDLYARNGNLRKARDLIEEMPYGPNCIIWSSVLSACKIYGDVELGREAANQLIKMEPCNAAPYLTLAHIYARKGLWNEASEVRSLMQQRIKRKPAGWSWVEVDKQFHVFAVDDVTHEQSNEIYAELERIYFGILDMSPYVLEDNYIEV
- the LOC101493879 gene encoding pentatricopeptide repeat-containing protein At3g49170, chloroplastic-like isoform X2, which translates into the protein MNGLMEKPTKFALCNALSSCAKTLNWHLGIQIHACLIRSGYEDNLFLSSALVDFYAKCFAIVYARKIFRAMKIHDQVSWTSLIAGFSANKQGRDALLLFKEMLGTKIRPNCFTLTSVINACVGQNGALEHCPSLHVHVIKRGFDTSNFVISSLIDCYAYWGQIHDALLLFNEVNEKDIVIYNTMISGFCQNLYSEDALKLFVEMQEKNMSPTDHTLCSILSACSSLAVLLQGKQVHSLVIKIGSERNVFVASALIDMYSKGGDIDAARCVLDQTSNRNTVLWTSMIMGYAQCGRGLEALELFDCLLTKQELIPDQVCFTAVLTACNHAGFIDKGEEYFNKMRTSYGLSPDIDQYACLIDLYARNGNLRKARDLIEEMPYGPNCIIWSSVLSACKIYGDVELGREAANQLIKMEPCNAAPYLTLAHIYARKGLWNEASEVRSLMQQRIKRKPAGWSWVEVDKQFHVFAVDDVTHEQSNEIYAELERIYFGILDMSPYVLEDNYIEV
- the LOC101493879 gene encoding pentatricopeptide repeat-containing protein At2g22070-like isoform X3 encodes the protein MSPTDHTLCSILSACSSLAVLLQGKQVHSLVIKIGSERNVFVASALIDMYSKGGDIDAARCVLDQTSNRNTVLWTSMIMGYAQCGRGLEALELFDCLLTKQELIPDQVCFTAVLTACNHAGFIDKGEEYFNKMRTSYGLSPDIDQYACLIDLYARNGNLRKARDLIEEMPYGPNCIIWSSVLSACKIYGDVELGREAANQLIKMEPCNAAPYLTLAHIYARKGLWNEASEVRSLMQQRIKRKPAGWSWVEVDKQFHVFAVDDVTHEQSNEIYAELERIYFGILDMSPYVLEDNYIEV
- the LOC101493879 gene encoding pentatricopeptide repeat-containing protein At2g22070-like isoform X7, translated to MYSKGGDIDAARCVLDQTSNRNTVLWTSMIMGYAQCGRGLEALELFDCLLTKQELIPDQVCFTAVLTACNHAGFIDKGEEYFNKMRTSYGLSPDIDQYACLIDLYARNGNLRKARDLIEEMPYGPNCIIWSSVLSACKIYGDVELGREAANQLIKMEPCNAAPYLTLAHIYARKGLWNEASEVRSLMQQRIKRKPAGWSWVEVDKQFHVFAVDDVTHEQSNEIYAELERIYFGILDMSPYVLEDNYIEV
- the LOC101493879 gene encoding uncharacterized protein isoform X5, with product MVFCFSQLLPVLGSLCRPSVMPLRIMENSGCYLHGASGNTKEENLIQSEDVQLSNYEDSQASLYLKKDGSDKGVLSPNASSYAPSSHILAKSHEKIGTPRDSAEGLAYGKANGETKHLNSRGASYGSDSMRGVAASRGSGLSPSSSVGSLSSEKSSLNPNAKEFKLNPNAKSFIPSPARPPTPVSDSSFYFPTTVNTVPNMLGVPMTIEVGPNFAGTQPIIYNPQVSQMPTQAYFHPNAPQYGQLLGHPRQALYMPTYLPEMPYKGRDY
- the LOC101493879 gene encoding uncharacterized protein isoform X4 → MVFCFSQLLPVLGSLCRPSVMPLRIMENSGCYLHGASGNTKEENLIQSEDVQLSNYEDSQASLYLKKDGSDKGVLSPNASSYAPSSHILAKSHEKIGTPRDSAEGLAYGKANGETKHLNSRGASYGSDSMRGVAASRGSGLSPSSSVGSLSSEKSSLNPNAKEFKLNPNAKSFIPSPARPPTPVSDSSFYFPTTVNTVPNMLGVPMTIEVGPNFAGTQPIIYNPQVSQMPTQAYFHPNAPQYGQLLGHPRQALYMPTYLPGAALFNVLRNQSSHMAILQEMPYKGRDY
- the LOC101493879 gene encoding uncharacterized protein isoform X6, producing the protein MENSGCYLHGASGNTKEENLIQSEDVQLSNYEDSQASLYLKKDGSDKGVLSPNASSYAPSSHILAKSHEKIGTPRDSAEGLAYGKANGETKHLNSRGASYGSDSMRGVAASRGSGLSPSSSVGSLSSEKSSLNPNAKEFKLNPNAKSFIPSPARPPTPVSDSSFYFPTTVNTVPNMLGVPMTIEVGPNFAGTQPIIYNPQVSQMPTQAYFHPNAPQYGQLLGHPRQALYMPTYLPGAALFNVLRNQSSHMAILQEMPYKGRDY